One Mycobacteroides salmoniphilum DNA segment encodes these proteins:
- a CDS encoding SDR family NAD(P)-dependent oxidoreductase, whose product MLPSPRTDAAVLITGASSGIGEELAREFSRRGYPVVLVARRGDRLHALAETLGPSARVLPVDLSHDHERAQLPHRVAELGLVVDVLVNNAGLSTAGPVAESDPAAELNLVTVDVSAVVDLCSRFVPQMVARGRGVVLNLGSVGGFGPLPGQAAYGAAKAFVVSYTHALNEELRGTGVSAATLCPGPVKTGFGAAVGISDEDAEAAMPKVMWVDAATVARTAVDGLAAGKTVIVPGLANRIGVAANHLLPRGLLTRMVARSHPALKRGRKV is encoded by the coding sequence GTGCTTCCTTCACCGCGTACCGACGCCGCCGTCCTGATCACTGGAGCCTCATCGGGTATCGGCGAAGAGCTGGCGCGCGAATTCTCCCGACGCGGCTACCCTGTGGTGTTGGTGGCGCGGCGCGGTGATCGGCTGCACGCGCTGGCCGAGACCCTGGGACCGTCCGCGCGGGTGCTGCCCGTCGATCTGTCCCACGATCACGAACGTGCCCAATTGCCGCACCGGGTGGCAGAGCTGGGACTGGTGGTTGATGTGCTGGTGAACAACGCCGGGCTGAGCACGGCCGGGCCCGTCGCCGAATCCGACCCCGCCGCCGAGCTCAATCTCGTGACCGTGGACGTCAGCGCGGTGGTGGACCTCTGTTCACGTTTCGTGCCGCAGATGGTGGCCCGCGGCAGGGGTGTGGTGCTCAACCTCGGCTCGGTCGGCGGCTTCGGCCCGCTGCCCGGGCAGGCCGCCTATGGGGCCGCGAAGGCATTCGTGGTGTCGTACACCCACGCGCTGAACGAGGAGCTGCGCGGCACCGGCGTCAGCGCCGCCACGCTGTGCCCGGGGCCGGTGAAGACAGGATTCGGCGCGGCGGTGGGGATCTCGGACGAGGACGCCGAAGCCGCGATGCCCAAGGTCATGTGGGTGGACGCCGCGACCGTCGCCAGGACCGCGGTCGACGGATTGGCAGCGGGCAAGACGGTGATCGTGCCCGGCCTGGCCAACCGGATCGGTGTGGCCGCCAACCATCTGCTTCCACGCGGATTGCTCACGCGCATGGTTGCGCGGAGCCACCCCGCGCTCAAGAGAGGCCGGAAGGTCTAG